One part of the Arachidicoccus terrestris genome encodes these proteins:
- a CDS encoding SusD/RagB family nutrient-binding outer membrane lipoprotein — translation MNKFQNKIRYILAVVCSLVVLGAVTGCSKFLDVNENPNNPESASPDLLLPTAQVSLGITVGNSFQIYGSMLSQYWTQSPSSSQYKTIDQYAFTNANFNYPWIFLYRDALINLQLIIDNSNEYQQQYAAIAYILKAYSLQLATDAFGDVPNSSALQGAEGETSPTYDKQELVYDSIFQYLKKGKSMIDAGSELAPGSEDLLFAGDMQKWEQFANTLELRAYLRLSQIDPAKAKAGVAKLYSEKAAFLEEDAALQYSTTGGNQNPLYINMVGLGKTQNLVASGTIIHAFKRNDDPRMNVLFDKISGQDTIAYISQGDYENNSTKKVSPPSALVAGNAQDDNSALAPVRLISASESYFLQAEVVARGWGKGSLSAEALFKKGIEASFDADGISSDAADYIKEAPDAVFPTGTSDQIKAIITQKYYAMCGSQGFEAWTEWRRTGFPDFFTESVAAQGLDFPKRFLYPNSEVTSNLNYPGTVSMDKPVWWDK, via the coding sequence ATGAATAAGTTTCAAAATAAAATCCGGTATATCCTTGCAGTCGTTTGCAGCCTGGTTGTTCTGGGCGCCGTGACAGGCTGTAGCAAGTTTCTGGACGTCAATGAAAACCCGAATAATCCTGAGAGTGCATCACCTGATTTACTTTTACCTACGGCACAGGTTTCTTTGGGTATAACTGTCGGCAATAGTTTCCAAATCTATGGGAGCATGTTGAGCCAATATTGGACACAAAGTCCCAGTTCAAGTCAATATAAGACAATTGATCAGTATGCATTCACGAATGCAAACTTTAATTATCCCTGGATATTCCTCTACCGTGATGCCTTGATTAATTTGCAATTGATCATAGACAATTCAAATGAATATCAACAGCAGTATGCAGCTATCGCTTATATATTAAAGGCCTATAGTTTACAACTAGCAACAGATGCTTTTGGTGACGTGCCTAATAGTTCGGCGTTACAGGGTGCGGAGGGAGAAACAAGCCCGACTTATGATAAACAGGAACTTGTTTACGACAGCATTTTCCAGTATCTGAAGAAAGGGAAATCAATGATTGATGCAGGTAGTGAACTTGCACCAGGCTCTGAGGATTTACTTTTTGCAGGAGACATGCAAAAATGGGAGCAATTTGCCAATACACTGGAATTAAGAGCCTACTTAAGGTTATCCCAAATAGATCCTGCAAAAGCAAAAGCTGGTGTGGCAAAACTGTATTCAGAGAAGGCGGCTTTTCTGGAAGAAGATGCAGCATTGCAGTATTCTACAACAGGAGGAAACCAAAACCCGTTATATATTAACATGGTAGGTCTTGGAAAAACCCAGAATCTGGTTGCCAGCGGAACGATCATTCATGCATTTAAAAGAAATGATGACCCCAGGATGAATGTACTTTTTGATAAAATTAGTGGCCAGGACACGATTGCATATATTTCACAAGGAGATTATGAGAATAATTCTACGAAGAAAGTTTCTCCCCCGTCAGCGCTTGTGGCTGGCAATGCGCAAGATGATAACTCTGCTTTGGCTCCTGTACGGCTGATCTCTGCTTCAGAAAGCTATTTTTTACAGGCCGAAGTGGTTGCCAGAGGTTGGGGCAAAGGAAGTTTGTCCGCTGAGGCTCTTTTCAAAAAAGGAATCGAAGCTAGTTTTGACGCAGATGGCATCAGTAGTGACGCTGCGGACTACATTAAGGAGGCCCCTGATGCTGTTTTCCCAACAGGCACCTCTGATCAGATCAAAGCAATTATTACGCAAAAGTATTATGCGATGTGTGGAAGCCAGGGATTTGAGGCATGGACCGAATGGAGAAGAACGGGATTCCCGGATTTCTTTACTGAATCGGTAGCGGCGCAAGGGCTTGATTTTCCAAAGCGTTTTCTGTATCCGAATTCTGAGGTTACCAGCAACCTGAATTATCCGGGAACTGTATCTATGGATAAGCCAGTTTGGTGGGATAAATAG